One stretch of Nodularia sp. LEGE 06071 DNA includes these proteins:
- a CDS encoding ABC transporter permease subunit, which translates to MDTLKTLKLKSLTPYLFLLPALILLVLTVFWPAIQAFYLSFTSYEDLSQPPQWIGFGNFLRLWKDAVFWKTLENTFLYLVGVVPILVIAPLGLAILVNQKLRGMNWFRAAYYTPVVISMVVAGIAWKWLYAENGLLNQLLKTVNIFPQGIPWLTSPEKLFGIVPISLASVMAVTIWKGLGYYMVIYLAGLQSIPADVYEAAAIDGSDGIRKHWDITVPLMKPYLALVAVISAISATKVFEEVFIMTQGGPLNSSKTIVYYLYEEAFSNLEISYACTIGLVLFLIILGLSVLRLAINQQEDITI; encoded by the coding sequence ATAGATACCCTTAAAACATTGAAGCTCAAATCACTCACTCCTTACTTATTTTTACTCCCGGCTTTAATTCTCTTGGTTTTAACAGTTTTTTGGCCAGCAATACAAGCGTTTTACCTCAGCTTTACCAGCTACGAAGACCTTTCCCAGCCACCCCAATGGATAGGTTTTGGCAATTTTCTCCGCTTGTGGAAGGATGCAGTTTTTTGGAAAACCTTAGAAAATACTTTTCTCTATCTTGTCGGTGTCGTACCAATTTTAGTCATAGCTCCCTTGGGACTGGCAATTTTGGTAAATCAGAAACTGCGAGGGATGAATTGGTTCAGAGCAGCTTACTACACCCCGGTAGTGATATCAATGGTAGTTGCGGGTATAGCTTGGAAATGGCTGTATGCAGAAAACGGCTTACTCAATCAGTTACTCAAAACTGTGAATATTTTTCCTCAAGGAATTCCCTGGCTAACTAGTCCAGAGAAGCTGTTTGGCATTGTACCAATTTCTCTAGCCAGTGTGATGGCTGTCACCATCTGGAAGGGACTCGGCTATTATATGGTAATTTATTTAGCCGGGTTACAATCAATTCCGGCTGATGTGTATGAAGCCGCAGCTATCGATGGTTCAGATGGTATCCGCAAACACTGGGATATTACCGTACCGTTAATGAAGCCGTATTTAGCACTAGTGGCGGTGATTTCTGCGATTTCTGCCACTAAAGTATTTGAAGAAGTATTTATTATGACCCAAGGCGGGCCATTAAATAGCTCCAAAACGATTGTTTACTATTTATATGAAGAAGCTTTTAGTAACTTAGAAATTAGCTATGCTTGCACCATTGGCTTAGTATTATTTTTGATTATTTTAGGATTATCAGTTTTACGAT